Proteins co-encoded in one Pseudorhizobium banfieldiae genomic window:
- a CDS encoding sensor domain-containing protein has product MFVALRIKSEIDDEVAATGRLALAHQSQGFGTDALFHAYAEHELDRNPSVAAIAIASENGLETFLSRRTSDLTSDRDQLAAAVREQVALRASAIMSKPDSPFLIIVSPIEATDSSPVSAVLLIDKATLMAASGIDFSSVSGEARLKTAPGLEIAVGDTQAPTKTPFVGQSTISDLQPLEWHIPVGTTVWQVLLAPSTGWDVTAPDQAEYRFSLVFGGLGVMLPILLASVLIGERNRNITALKAREANLLELSQRFNLAMEASNIGIWEVTDNGHHLFWDDRSAALHGCEQDGVRNRLDDWHGAIYPEDLEAAEAHFFNCICAKTACTETYRVATEDGAVRYLRSAGASYHNPDGSLRSTGIVWDVTADMLMAQMLRDAKAVSDIKNAELELALDELSKREQELEELSSKLDLALASYNCGIWEVDLETRTERWDERMCQLYGMRYTDGIVSQHEWSKLVHPDDREMAKTVSYEFQTSGIKETLVVRVPQGERDLRYIRSVGQLQVDRNGRRKVVGIAFDVTEDAVLTAQLKAAKAESDAKNLELELAKSRIEHNALHDPLTGLGNRRKLDAELDLLSRQSRTERQKLTILHLDLDRFKQINDTLGHAAGDAMLVHASEVLSRNVRENDIVARIGGDEFVILIRDENGHDCVAQLATRIIGELRQPIDFEGFACRGGVSIGIAQASGVNIDARRVLVNADIALYRAKAMGRNRYEFFTQNLQAEIVGHKRTADELLAGLENHEFTTRYQPQFDARTSQLAGVEALVRWNHPHLGILTPDRFLRIAEELNVAATIDQIVLETVLKDLKRWADLGVSVPRVSVNVSSRRLHDEKLIEGLKLLDIRPGQIAFELVESIFLDEHEDVVARNLEQISGLGIDIEIDDFGTGHTSIVGVLKLKPQRLKIDRQLVMPILHSPQERALVRSIIDIARSLGVETVAEGVESMQHAAMLRELGCDLLQGYAFARPLSFAEFTEAAIVRWARAAA; this is encoded by the coding sequence ATGTTCGTTGCCCTGCGCATAAAATCGGAAATCGATGACGAAGTAGCGGCGACCGGCCGGCTGGCTCTCGCGCATCAATCGCAGGGATTCGGCACGGACGCGCTGTTCCATGCCTACGCGGAACACGAACTGGACAGGAACCCCAGCGTCGCGGCGATCGCAATCGCCTCGGAAAACGGTCTTGAAACCTTCCTCAGTCGGCGAACGTCGGACCTGACGAGCGACCGAGATCAGCTTGCCGCTGCCGTTCGGGAGCAGGTAGCTCTGCGGGCGTCGGCGATCATGTCGAAACCTGACAGCCCGTTCCTCATCATCGTCTCTCCCATCGAGGCAACTGACAGCAGCCCGGTCAGCGCAGTGCTGCTGATCGACAAGGCGACGTTGATGGCAGCATCCGGCATCGATTTCTCCTCCGTTTCCGGGGAAGCGAGGTTGAAGACTGCCCCGGGCCTGGAGATCGCGGTCGGCGACACACAGGCACCGACAAAGACGCCGTTTGTGGGACAATCGACGATAAGCGATCTTCAACCGCTCGAATGGCACATCCCGGTGGGGACGACCGTCTGGCAGGTTCTCCTCGCGCCATCGACCGGGTGGGACGTGACCGCACCAGACCAAGCCGAATACCGCTTCTCCCTGGTCTTCGGCGGCCTCGGCGTGATGCTTCCGATCCTGCTGGCCAGTGTCCTCATCGGCGAACGCAACCGCAACATCACCGCGTTGAAGGCCCGCGAGGCGAACCTTCTGGAACTGTCACAGCGTTTCAACCTCGCCATGGAAGCGTCCAACATCGGGATTTGGGAGGTCACAGACAACGGGCACCACCTGTTCTGGGACGACCGCTCGGCTGCTCTGCATGGCTGCGAACAAGATGGGGTGCGCAACAGGCTGGATGACTGGCACGGCGCGATCTATCCGGAGGACCTGGAAGCGGCGGAAGCACATTTCTTCAACTGCATCTGCGCCAAGACTGCATGCACAGAAACCTATCGCGTCGCGACGGAGGACGGTGCGGTCCGCTACCTCAGATCCGCTGGCGCAAGTTATCACAATCCGGATGGAAGCCTCCGCAGCACGGGCATCGTCTGGGACGTCACGGCCGACATGCTGATGGCGCAGATGCTTCGCGACGCCAAGGCAGTCAGCGACATCAAGAACGCCGAACTGGAGCTGGCGCTCGACGAGCTCTCCAAGCGCGAGCAGGAGCTCGAGGAACTTTCGAGCAAGCTCGATCTCGCTCTCGCCTCGTACAACTGCGGCATCTGGGAGGTCGATCTGGAAACACGGACGGAGCGATGGGACGAGCGCATGTGCCAGCTCTACGGCATGCGCTACACGGACGGGATCGTCTCGCAACACGAATGGTCCAAGCTCGTGCACCCCGACGACCGGGAGATGGCGAAGACGGTATCCTACGAGTTCCAGACTTCCGGCATCAAGGAGACGCTGGTCGTGCGCGTTCCGCAGGGCGAGCGCGATCTCCGTTATATCCGTTCCGTCGGGCAGCTTCAGGTCGACCGAAACGGGCGCCGCAAGGTCGTCGGCATCGCCTTCGACGTGACAGAAGACGCCGTTCTGACGGCCCAATTGAAGGCTGCCAAGGCCGAATCTGATGCCAAGAACCTAGAACTCGAATTGGCCAAGAGCCGCATCGAGCACAACGCGTTGCACGACCCCCTGACGGGTCTCGGCAACCGACGCAAGCTGGACGCGGAACTGGATCTCCTGTCGCGCCAGAGCCGAACCGAACGACAGAAGCTAACGATCCTCCACCTGGACCTCGACCGCTTCAAGCAGATCAACGATACGCTTGGACACGCGGCCGGGGACGCGATGCTGGTGCATGCCTCCGAGGTCCTGTCACGCAATGTTCGCGAGAACGACATCGTCGCTCGTATCGGCGGTGATGAATTCGTCATCCTCATTCGCGATGAGAACGGCCATGATTGCGTCGCGCAGCTTGCGACCCGCATCATCGGCGAGCTTCGCCAGCCGATCGACTTCGAGGGTTTTGCATGCCGCGGCGGCGTCTCGATCGGCATCGCGCAGGCAAGTGGTGTCAACATCGATGCGCGCCGCGTTCTCGTGAATGCCGACATCGCCCTCTACCGAGCCAAGGCCATGGGCAGGAACCGCTACGAGTTCTTTACCCAGAACCTGCAGGCCGAAATCGTCGGCCACAAGCGCACGGCCGACGAACTGCTGGCGGGCCTCGAGAACCATGAGTTCACGACACGCTACCAACCCCAATTCGATGCGCGCACCAGTCAGCTTGCGGGGGTCGAGGCCCTCGTGCGCTGGAACCATCCCCATCTCGGCATTCTCACTCCGGACCGCTTCCTGCGGATTGCCGAAGAGTTGAATGTCGCCGCAACCATCGACCAGATCGTCCTGGAAACTGTGCTGAAGGACCTCAAACGCTGGGCCGACCTTGGTGTCAGCGTGCCGCGCGTCTCGGTCAATGTATCGTCCCGTCGCCTTCACGACGAGAAGCTGATCGAAGGCCTGAAGCTGCTGGACATCAGGCCCGGCCAGATCGCGTTCGAGCTCGTCGAGTCTATCTTCCTGGACGAACATGAGGATGTCGTCGCGCGCAATCTCGAGCAGATAAGCGGCCTCGGCATCGATATAGAGATCGACGATTTCGGCACTGGCCATACCTCCATCGTCGGCGTGCTTAAGCTCAAGCCGCAACGCCTGAAGATCGACCGGCAGCTGGTCATGCCGATCCTGCACTCGCCGCAGGAACGGGCGCTTGTCCGCTCGATCATCGATATCGCCCGCTCGCTCGGCGTCGAGACTGTGGCGGAGGGGGTCGAAAGCATGCAGCACGCCGCCATGCTGCGGGAACTGGGATGCGACCTGCTGCAGGGCTACGCCTTTGCGAGACCCTTGTCGTTCGCCGAGTTCACCGAGGCGGCGATCGTCCGCTGGGCGCGTGCCGCAGCCTGA
- a CDS encoding DUF1344 domain-containing protein, with amino-acid sequence MRFLIAALLGTASLLSPLSGFAQSSDVEATIQSVDLNDLTLTLDDGKTYKVPEEFNFEGLESGVKVLVFYTEVDGSRVVDDLEIVQ; translated from the coding sequence ATGCGCTTCCTGATTGCTGCCCTGCTCGGAACTGCCAGTCTCCTCTCGCCGCTGAGCGGTTTCGCGCAGAGTTCGGACGTGGAAGCCACCATCCAGTCGGTGGATCTCAACGACCTGACGCTGACACTGGATGACGGCAAGACCTACAAGGTTCCGGAGGAGTTCAATTTCGAGGGCTTGGAGTCCGGTGTAAAGGTACTGGTCTTCTACACCGAAGTCGATGGCAGCCGCGTGGTGGATGATCTGGAGATCGTCCAGTAG
- a CDS encoding histidine phosphatase family protein → MLIYMVRHGQTDWNAEGRLQGQKDIALNERGRSQATRNGRVLLDMIGDPSSYDFVASPLSRTRETMERLRTAMRLDPSAYRTDERLLELSFGDWEGHTLAEVHDFAPERLLARDAQKWNFIPPGTDAESYEILSWRVGAWLKSLDRPTICVTHGGVVRSIFRLVADTTEEEAAKMNVPQDKILKVDLDAGSLGWH, encoded by the coding sequence GTGCTCATCTACATGGTCCGCCACGGCCAGACGGACTGGAACGCCGAAGGGCGCCTCCAGGGACAAAAGGACATTGCGCTAAACGAGCGCGGTCGTTCTCAGGCGACCCGCAACGGGCGGGTTCTCCTGGACATGATCGGAGATCCGTCCTCCTACGACTTCGTTGCTAGCCCCCTTTCCCGTACGCGGGAGACAATGGAACGGCTGCGGACCGCAATGCGGCTCGACCCATCCGCCTACCGTACGGACGAGCGACTGCTCGAACTTTCCTTCGGGGATTGGGAAGGCCATACGCTGGCAGAGGTGCACGATTTCGCACCGGAACGACTGCTGGCGAGAGATGCGCAAAAGTGGAACTTCATTCCGCCGGGCACGGATGCCGAGAGCTATGAAATTCTCTCCTGGCGGGTCGGTGCCTGGCTGAAATCACTCGACCGGCCGACGATCTGCGTCACGCACGGCGGCGTCGTAAGATCCATCTTCCGATTGGTGGCAGATACCACCGAAGAGGAAGCGGCAAAGATGAACGTCCCACAGGACAAGATCCTAAAAGTGGACTTGGATGCAGGCAGCCTCGGCTGGCACTGA
- the fabI gene encoding enoyl-ACP reductase FabI gives MVQASGLMAGKRGVIMGVANNRSIAWGIAKAIHAQGGEVAFTYQGDALRKRVEPLAAEIGAVVAGDCDVGDEASIDAAFAEIEKLWGKIDFLVHAIGFSDKDELTGRYVDTTADNFDKTMRISVYSFTSVARRAEKLMSDGGSMLTLTYYGAEKVMPNYNVMGVAKAALEASVKYLAVDLGPKNIRVNAISAGPIKTLAASGIGDFRYILKWNEYNAPLRRTVTIEEVGDVGLYLLSDLSRSVTGEVHHADSGYHVVGMKAVDAPDISVIKD, from the coding sequence ATGGTTCAGGCTTCAGGCCTCATGGCAGGCAAGCGCGGCGTCATTATGGGCGTCGCCAACAACCGCTCGATCGCTTGGGGCATTGCTAAGGCCATCCACGCACAGGGAGGCGAGGTCGCCTTCACCTATCAGGGCGATGCCCTTCGCAAGCGGGTCGAACCGCTTGCCGCAGAGATCGGCGCCGTGGTTGCCGGCGACTGTGATGTCGGCGACGAAGCAAGCATCGACGCCGCATTCGCGGAGATTGAAAAGCTGTGGGGGAAGATCGATTTCCTCGTTCACGCCATCGGCTTTTCCGACAAGGATGAACTGACTGGGCGCTACGTCGACACCACGGCCGACAATTTCGACAAGACGATGCGGATCTCCGTCTATTCATTCACATCGGTGGCGCGACGCGCCGAAAAGTTGATGTCAGACGGCGGCTCCATGCTGACCCTGACCTATTACGGCGCCGAGAAGGTCATGCCGAACTACAACGTCATGGGCGTGGCGAAGGCGGCACTGGAGGCGAGCGTGAAGTATCTGGCGGTCGATCTCGGCCCCAAGAATATCCGCGTCAATGCCATTTCGGCAGGCCCAATCAAAACGCTGGCTGCCTCCGGCATCGGCGACTTCCGCTACATCTTGAAGTGGAACGAGTACAACGCACCATTGCGTCGCACGGTCACCATCGAGGAAGTGGGCGATGTCGGCCTTTACCTGCTGTCCGACCTGTCGCGCTCGGTTACCGGCGAAGTCCACCATGCCGACAGCGGTTATCATGTCGTCGGCATGAAAGCCGTCGATGCTCCGGACATCTCCGTCATCAAGGATTGA
- a CDS encoding DnaJ C-terminal domain-containing protein yields the protein MRDPYSVLGVQRNADADEIKAAWRSKAKSVHPDHNQSDPGASSRFAEVGRAYEVLKDPDRRKRYDRAVDAHQTILQQRQAAREAAERAKAAKANAEKVMEELARANAQRAQAQANAKAAAPETEAAEDMVERIFGAAKEAGASADEGRTRQDSEASGKAQPQPSSFSSGSAAGTDKNPSEGGNIAPEPRPLPVQAVDLIASLVRRIRGVNAPPEKAPDHAVEAHVSLEELLKQSWVAIKLPEDREVHFRLEPGMTAGHVARLKGQGLKVPGMLRGDLLVTLKLVTDAKFRVEGYDIHTIMPISLEDAVLGTETQVETPEGPRQITVPPWSGSDRAIELEELGLANGEGSRGKLVVELRVMLWEKPDAKVTDLMRHMREGLYV from the coding sequence ATGCGTGATCCGTACTCTGTTCTTGGTGTGCAACGAAATGCCGATGCAGACGAGATCAAGGCTGCCTGGCGTTCGAAGGCCAAATCCGTCCATCCCGACCACAATCAAAGTGATCCGGGCGCTTCGAGCCGTTTTGCGGAAGTCGGCCGCGCCTATGAGGTTCTGAAGGATCCTGATCGCCGCAAGCGCTACGACCGCGCCGTCGATGCCCACCAAACGATCCTGCAGCAGCGCCAGGCTGCACGCGAAGCTGCCGAGCGCGCCAAGGCGGCCAAGGCGAATGCCGAGAAGGTCATGGAGGAGCTCGCACGGGCCAATGCCCAGCGCGCGCAGGCCCAGGCGAATGCCAAGGCGGCAGCGCCCGAGACGGAAGCTGCCGAAGACATGGTCGAACGGATATTCGGCGCCGCGAAGGAGGCAGGTGCGAGCGCCGACGAAGGCCGGACGAGGCAGGACAGCGAGGCAAGCGGAAAGGCTCAGCCCCAACCTTCATCTTTCTCCTCGGGTTCGGCTGCCGGAACGGACAAAAATCCATCGGAAGGCGGCAATATCGCGCCGGAGCCGCGGCCGCTGCCCGTGCAGGCGGTTGATCTCATCGCGTCACTCGTCCGCCGCATTCGCGGGGTGAATGCTCCGCCGGAAAAGGCGCCGGATCATGCCGTCGAAGCGCATGTTTCCCTCGAAGAACTTCTGAAGCAGAGCTGGGTGGCGATCAAGCTTCCGGAGGATCGCGAAGTTCACTTCCGGCTCGAGCCCGGCATGACCGCCGGCCATGTTGCGCGCCTGAAGGGCCAGGGACTGAAGGTGCCGGGCATGCTGCGCGGCGACCTGCTCGTGACCCTCAAGCTGGTCACCGACGCGAAGTTCCGGGTCGAGGGATACGATATCCACACCATCATGCCGATCTCGCTCGAGGACGCCGTACTCGGAACCGAAACCCAGGTCGAGACGCCTGAGGGACCGAGGCAGATCACCGTCCCACCATGGTCGGGGTCGGATCGGGCGATCGAACTGGAAGAGCTCGGGCTTGCCAATGGCGAGGGTAGTCGCGGCAAGCTGGTCGTCGAACTGCGGGTGATGCTGTGGGAAAAACCCGACGCGAAGGTGACGGACCTCATGCGGCACATGCGCGAGGGCCTCTACGTCTGA
- a CDS encoding RT0821/Lpp0805 family surface protein: protein MVLIAKSNKRSKWLVRTSTHAFALISIALSSTSCTSSLDLLGSASKVDRSISTGTVPRSGSEDVLSDEATVRNAVTSADLAKVGDTPLPWANTATGSAGVVSTIKEARNAGRVCRDFKTTRHSYEGIAMFSGQACMTGRGDWLLTAFDRQ, encoded by the coding sequence GTGGTACTGATAGCAAAGTCGAACAAGCGCTCAAAGTGGCTGGTCCGAACAAGTACGCATGCGTTCGCCCTGATATCGATCGCTCTTTCCTCGACCTCATGTACCAGCAGTCTCGACCTGCTCGGCAGCGCATCGAAGGTCGACCGCTCCATTTCGACGGGAACCGTGCCACGCAGCGGATCAGAAGACGTCCTGTCGGACGAGGCGACCGTCCGCAACGCCGTGACATCGGCCGATCTTGCCAAGGTCGGCGATACGCCACTGCCCTGGGCAAACACGGCCACCGGCAGCGCAGGCGTGGTATCGACCATCAAGGAAGCGCGGAATGCAGGCCGTGTCTGCCGCGACTTCAAGACCACCCGTCACTCCTACGAGGGAATAGCGATGTTCTCCGGCCAGGCATGCATGACGGGTCGGGGCGACTGGTTGCTGACTGCTTTCGATCGTCAGTAG
- the pdxH gene encoding pyridoxamine 5'-phosphate oxidase, translated as MSESGLTTSDFTEEHEPFALFGKWLKEAETSELNDPTAVALATVDDHGMPNVRMVLLKGYDAQGFVFYTNFESQKGREILGQKKAAMCFHWKSLRRQVRLRGEVEVVTDAEADAYYATRPRGSRIGAWASKQSRPLEGRFALEKAVAEFTARYAIGEIPRPAHWSGFRIKPVSIEFWHDRPFRLHDRIEFRRPSPEGAWEKVRMYP; from the coding sequence ATGTCTGAGAGTGGGTTAACAACGAGTGACTTCACCGAAGAACACGAGCCTTTTGCCCTGTTCGGCAAATGGCTGAAGGAAGCGGAGACGTCCGAGCTGAATGATCCGACGGCCGTGGCGCTCGCCACGGTGGACGACCATGGCATGCCCAACGTGCGTATGGTCCTGCTGAAGGGATACGACGCGCAGGGCTTCGTCTTCTACACCAACTTCGAAAGCCAGAAGGGTCGCGAAATCCTTGGCCAGAAGAAGGCGGCAATGTGCTTCCACTGGAAGTCCCTGCGTCGGCAGGTGAGGCTGAGGGGCGAGGTCGAGGTGGTGACCGACGCCGAGGCCGACGCCTACTACGCAACCCGTCCCCGCGGCAGCCGGATCGGAGCCTGGGCGTCGAAACAGTCCCGGCCTCTCGAAGGTCGGTTCGCGCTGGAAAAGGCCGTGGCTGAGTTCACGGCCCGATATGCAATCGGAGAGATCCCGCGCCCGGCGCACTGGTCCGGCTTCCGTATCAAGCCCGTTTCCATCGAATTTTGGCACGACCGCCCCTTCCGCCTGCATGACCGGATCGAGTTCCGGCGTCCCTCTCCCGAAGGCGCCTGGGAAAAGGTCAGGATGTATCCCTGA
- a CDS encoding polysaccharide deacetylase family protein: MNMRLKALLKRRGKRLAIAGALEAAALLSRAGAIGRARGRGAIFTLHHVRPADASSFAANRHLEVTPEFLDQAIAQLREDGYEFIRLDEVAARLRSRGLRPFAVFTLDDGYRNNAEHALPVFERHGVPFTIFFTRGFCERTHTLWWETLGRLLTCNDTLRFDFGQGDERLDLSTEPQKLQAFDRFARFVETEPEDVAVARIDGLAREHGIDPLKITGDLVMSCDELRQIASHPLASPGAHTISHRNVARLPTDEARRELEQSADWLETLAGKRPRAFAYPYGFPAAVTERDTEIAREVGFEVAVTTQPGTIDESSAGRLTALPRISLNGHFQRPRYVSALASGIPFKLMR; encoded by the coding sequence ATGAATATGCGGTTGAAGGCGCTGCTGAAGCGACGAGGCAAGCGATTGGCTATTGCCGGCGCACTCGAGGCAGCGGCGCTGCTCTCACGGGCCGGAGCCATCGGGCGGGCCAGGGGCCGTGGTGCGATTTTCACGCTGCACCACGTCCGCCCGGCAGACGCCTCGTCCTTTGCCGCCAACAGGCATCTGGAAGTCACCCCCGAATTCCTCGATCAGGCGATCGCGCAGCTCCGAGAGGATGGGTATGAGTTCATTCGCCTGGATGAGGTTGCTGCGCGGTTGCGGTCGCGGGGCCTGCGGCCGTTCGCAGTCTTTACCCTTGACGACGGCTATCGCAACAATGCGGAGCACGCGCTGCCGGTCTTCGAGCGGCATGGCGTTCCCTTCACCATCTTCTTCACCCGCGGGTTTTGCGAGCGCACCCATACGCTCTGGTGGGAGACGCTCGGACGTCTTCTCACTTGCAACGACACACTTCGGTTTGATTTCGGCCAGGGCGACGAAAGGCTCGACCTTTCCACGGAGCCACAAAAGCTGCAGGCCTTCGATCGCTTCGCACGTTTCGTCGAGACCGAGCCCGAGGACGTCGCGGTTGCCCGGATCGATGGGCTTGCGCGCGAGCATGGGATCGATCCGCTGAAGATCACCGGTGATCTCGTCATGAGTTGCGACGAACTTCGACAGATCGCGTCGCATCCCCTAGCATCCCCGGGCGCCCACACAATCAGCCATCGCAACGTAGCCCGGCTTCCGACGGACGAGGCGCGCCGCGAGCTGGAGCAATCGGCGGACTGGCTCGAGACGCTCGCGGGCAAGCGCCCCCGTGCCTTCGCCTATCCTTATGGATTTCCAGCTGCCGTGACTGAGCGGGACACGGAGATAGCACGGGAGGTCGGCTTCGAGGTAGCGGTCACGACGCAGCCCGGGACGATCGACGAAAGCTCAGCAGGCCGGCTGACCGCCCTGCCCCGGATCTCCCTGAACGGGCACTTCCAGCGTCCCCGCTACGTGTCGGCGCTGGCTTCCGGCATTCCCTTCAAGCTGATGCGTTAG
- the tldD gene encoding metalloprotease TldD produces the protein MNTDLLSLFDCDEARLRRILSETLSAADDGELFVEHAQAESLTFDNGRLKGGSFNTDQGFGLRAVAGESVGYAHAGELSAAALSRAADAVRAVTAGYSGSYAAAPQRTNKKYYGDENPIGQPSFEEKVKLLTEIDTYLRGKDPKVRQVTATASASWQVVDILRADGHRVQDIRPMTRVNISVVVGDGDRQESGSFGTGGRMGFGDFVASGNWKTGADEALRQALVNLEAIEAPAGTMDVVLGNGWPGVMLHEAVGHGLEGDFNRKKTSAFAGLLGEMVAAPGVTVVDDGTIDNRRGSITIDDEGTPSGYNVLIENGKLVGYMQDRQNARLMGMMPTGNGRRQGYAHVPMPRMTNTYMLGGDKTPEEIIASVKKGIYAVSFGGGQVDITSGKFVFGCTEAYMIENGRIGPAIKGAMLIGNGPEAMKRVSMVGNDSKLDTGIGNCGKAGQWVPVGVGQPHLRMDQVTVGGTRT, from the coding sequence ATGAACACCGACCTCTTGAGCCTTTTCGACTGCGACGAGGCAAGGCTGCGCCGCATTCTCTCCGAAACCCTTTCGGCTGCCGATGACGGCGAGTTGTTCGTGGAACATGCACAGGCGGAATCGCTCACCTTCGACAACGGCCGGCTGAAAGGCGGGAGCTTCAACACCGACCAGGGCTTCGGGCTTCGTGCCGTTGCGGGGGAATCGGTTGGCTATGCGCATGCGGGCGAACTGTCAGCGGCGGCCCTATCACGCGCAGCCGATGCGGTGCGGGCAGTCACGGCCGGCTATTCCGGCTCCTATGCCGCGGCACCGCAGCGGACCAACAAGAAATACTATGGCGACGAGAACCCCATCGGCCAGCCGAGCTTCGAGGAGAAGGTGAAGCTCCTGACGGAGATCGACACCTATCTGAGGGGCAAGGATCCGAAGGTCCGGCAGGTGACGGCCACGGCTTCCGCCAGCTGGCAGGTGGTCGACATCCTGCGCGCCGACGGCCACCGGGTGCAGGACATCCGGCCGATGACGCGGGTCAACATTTCCGTCGTGGTGGGTGATGGCGACCGGCAGGAATCGGGCTCCTTCGGCACCGGCGGTCGCATGGGCTTCGGTGACTTCGTTGCCAGCGGCAATTGGAAGACAGGCGCCGACGAGGCGCTCCGGCAGGCATTGGTCAATCTTGAAGCCATCGAGGCACCCGCAGGCACCATGGATGTCGTGCTTGGCAACGGGTGGCCGGGTGTGATGCTGCACGAGGCCGTCGGCCATGGGCTGGAAGGCGACTTCAACCGCAAGAAAACCTCCGCCTTCGCCGGACTGCTCGGCGAAATGGTCGCCGCACCCGGCGTGACCGTCGTCGATGACGGCACGATCGACAACCGCCGCGGCTCCATCACCATCGACGACGAAGGGACCCCCTCCGGCTACAACGTCCTGATCGAGAACGGCAAGCTCGTCGGCTACATGCAGGACCGGCAGAATGCCCGGTTGATGGGCATGATGCCGACCGGTAACGGGCGCCGCCAGGGTTATGCGCATGTGCCCATGCCGCGTATGACCAACACGTACATGCTGGGCGGCGACAAGACGCCTGAAGAAATCATCGCCTCCGTCAAGAAGGGTATCTATGCGGTCTCCTTCGGCGGCGGGCAGGTGGACATCACCTCCGGCAAGTTCGTCTTTGGCTGCACCGAGGCCTACATGATCGAGAACGGCAGGATCGGCCCGGCCATCAAGGGCGCCATGCTGATCGGCAACGGGCCTGAGGCCATGAAGCGCGTTTCGATGGTCGGCAACGATAGCAAGCTCGACACCGGCATCGGCAATTGCGGCAAGGCAGGGCAATGGGTACCCGTGGGCGTCGGCCAGCCGCATCTCCGCATGGACCAGGTCACGGTCGGCGGCACGCGGACTTAG
- a CDS encoding invasion associated locus B family protein, whose product MGRSSIIAACLVAVLAGSTLSAQAQQPAAPAPGTEAAPSAEDRVPTSSRQQPGAVRSNHGAWSIICDRPAGASSEQCALMQNVIADDRPEVGLSVVVLKTADGKAKILRILAPLGVLLKDGMELFVDNNNIGRAYFTRCFSEGCYVEVEIDDELMRILRAGKNAVFALRESVDQDRVGIPIELTGFAAGYDALP is encoded by the coding sequence ATGGGTCGCTCCTCGATCATTGCCGCTTGTCTCGTTGCTGTCCTTGCCGGCTCGACGCTTTCCGCGCAGGCACAGCAACCTGCTGCACCGGCGCCCGGCACGGAGGCTGCGCCCTCCGCTGAAGATCGGGTTCCGACGTCATCGAGGCAGCAGCCCGGCGCGGTGCGCTCCAACCACGGCGCATGGTCGATCATTTGCGACCGGCCTGCGGGTGCCTCGTCGGAACAGTGCGCGCTGATGCAGAACGTCATCGCCGATGACCGGCCGGAAGTCGGCCTTTCGGTGGTGGTACTGAAGACCGCAGACGGCAAGGCGAAGATCCTGCGCATCCTCGCACCGCTCGGCGTCCTGCTCAAGGACGGCATGGAGCTCTTCGTCGACAACAACAATATCGGCCGCGCCTACTTCACCCGCTGCTTTTCCGAGGGCTGCTATGTGGAGGTTGAGATCGACGACGAGCTGATGCGCATTCTGCGGGCCGGCAAGAACGCAGTTTTCGCATTGCGGGAATCGGTCGACCAGGACCGCGTCGGCATACCGATCGAGTTGACCGGCTTCGCCGCCGGCTACGACGCCCTGCCCTGA